One segment of Patescibacteria group bacterium DNA contains the following:
- a CDS encoding RNA polymerase sigma factor: protein MKNPIADKILFLRVKNKDHEAYGRFYNLYVERIYRFIYFKVSSVDDAKDLTSEVFLKLWQYIKDGKPIHNLNALTYMIARNCVVDFYRARARRDENEEKVADEHITIIDDESDILIQKIKDAELAEVLATLKKLKDEYREVIVLRYLDELSIKEISKILDKSPGSIRVLLYRALNAIKSTLKQ from the coding sequence ATGAAGAACCCCATTGCTGACAAAATATTGTTTTTACGGGTGAAGAACAAGGATCACGAGGCCTATGGCAGGTTTTACAACCTTTATGTTGAACGAATTTATCGGTTTATTTATTTTAAGGTCAGTTCAGTTGATGATGCTAAAGACCTGACTTCTGAAGTTTTTCTGAAACTTTGGCAGTACATCAAGGATGGTAAGCCGATTCATAATTTGAACGCCCTGACCTACATGATTGCGCGCAACTGCGTAGTGGATTTCTACCGCGCGCGCGCCCGTCGCGACGAGAACGAAGAAAAAGTCGCTGATGAGCACATTACTATTATTGATGATGAAAGCGACATTTTGATTCAAAAAATCAAAGATGCGGAACTGGCCGAGGTGCTGGCGACCTTAAAAAAGCTCAAGGATGAATATCGCGAAGTTATCGTCCTGAGATACTTAGATGAATTGTCCATTAAGGAAATTTCCAAAATTTTAGATAAATCTCCCGGTTCAATACGGGTTCTGCTCTATCGGGCGCTCAATGCCATTAAGTCAACGCTTAAACAATAG
- a CDS encoding ice-binding family protein, translating into MKTLKILSTAMLMAVTVSLAGPITVFAAGPEIVDLGSAGDYAILAKTGISTTGSTAVVGDIGVSPIAASAITGFALTLPAAGAFSTSALVTGKVYASDYAEPTPANLTTAIDDMQNAFTGNIGRLSNFIDLLTGNIGGQIFAPNIYKWTTDVRIPADLTLSGGAEDVWIFLITRNLTIDSGVKIILTGGAQANNVFWVVGGQTTIETNAVFNGNILDQTAIVLKNGATLNGRALAQTAVTLDSNTITKASSVSEIPIEPATPATPEVETPATPAAPAAPASVVVSNTPGSIIKVNASDRPAVYYVVDGKKYLFVNRATYTTWSSDAGDSANNFATLILVSQAEFDAIPTGGNLIAKPGSLIKFDNSPIIYAVATRGNLYQLADSAAQTALYGSAVPAIIQAGFREGYYDHGNAVGTLTASSQKPD; encoded by the coding sequence ATGAAAACATTAAAAATACTCTCAACGGCTATGCTTATGGCCGTTACGGTTAGTCTGGCGGGGCCCATTACCGTATTCGCAGCCGGTCCGGAAATCGTGGATCTCGGTTCAGCTGGTGATTATGCAATTTTGGCAAAAACCGGTATCTCAACTACCGGGTCAACTGCGGTTGTCGGTGATATTGGGGTAAGTCCAATCGCCGCAAGTGCTATAACTGGGTTTGCCTTAACTTTGCCTGCGGCGGGGGCATTTTCCACTTCAGCTTTAGTAACGGGAAAAGTCTACGCGTCGGATTATGCAGAGCCAACCCCCGCTAATTTGACCACGGCGATAGATGACATGCAAAACGCGTTTACCGGTAATATAGGACGATTGTCTAATTTTATTGATCTATTAACCGGAAATATTGGTGGGCAGATATTTGCACCTAATATTTATAAATGGACTACTGACGTGAGAATACCGGCGGATCTTACTTTATCCGGCGGTGCGGAAGATGTTTGGATTTTTTTGATTACGAGAAATCTTACTATTGATTCTGGTGTAAAAATTATCTTAACTGGTGGAGCGCAAGCAAACAACGTGTTTTGGGTAGTTGGAGGACAAACGACTATTGAAACGAATGCTGTTTTTAACGGAAATATTTTGGATCAAACGGCGATTGTTTTGAAAAACGGCGCAACATTAAACGGCCGAGCCTTAGCTCAGACCGCAGTAACTTTGGATTCTAATACTATTACTAAGGCATCCTCAGTATCAGAAATTCCTATTGAGCCCGCCACTCCGGCCACGCCCGAAGTTGAAACCCCGGCTACTCCCGCCGCTCCCGCCGCTCCGGCGTCAGTCGTCGTCAGTAATACCCCTGGTTCAATCATAAAAGTCAATGCCAGTGACCGTCCGGCTGTTTATTATGTTGTTGATGGCAAGAAATATTTATTCGTTAATCGTGCCACCTATACGACTTGGAGCTCCGACGCCGGTGATAGCGCCAATAACTTTGCTACCCTTATCCTAGTTTCTCAAGCGGAATTTGATGCTATTCCTACTGGTGGAAATCTAATCGCCAAACCGGGCAGTTTGATTAAGTTTGATAACAGTCCGATAATTTATGCCGTTGCTACGAGAGGCAATCTTTACCAATTGGCTGATTCAGCCGCTCAGACCGCGCTTTACGGCTCAGCCGTTCCCGCGATTATCCAAGCTGGCTTCAGAGAGGGTTATTATGACCACGGCAATGCTGTTGGCACCTTGACCGCCAGTTCGCAGAAACCTGATTAA
- a CDS encoding ABC transporter ATP-binding protein, translated as MLRCENINKIYQMGEDNELAVLSDINFKIDRGEFVAVIGPSGSGKTTLMNILGALDHPSIGKYYLDDQDVFSLSDEEIALIRCKKIGFVFQSFNLLSRSTVLRNVMVPLIYAKVPKEQRLALAEQALKAVGLEESRWHHLSNQLSGGQMQRVAIARALINNPDIILADEPTGNLDSKTGEITLETFKRLNREFGHTIILITHDHDVAGHADRVIEIKDGRITSDKKIR; from the coding sequence ATGCTGAGATGCGAAAATATCAATAAGATTTATCAGATGGGCGAAGATAACGAATTAGCGGTCCTGTCTGATATAAATTTTAAAATAGACAGGGGAGAGTTCGTTGCCGTTATCGGTCCTTCCGGTTCCGGCAAAACCACTTTGATGAATATTTTGGGCGCCTTGGACCATCCCAGTATCGGCAAGTATTATCTTGATGATCAGGATGTATTCAGTTTGTCTGACGAAGAAATAGCGTTAATCCGTTGCAAGAAGATCGGTTTTGTCTTTCAATCCTTCAATTTATTATCGCGTTCCACGGTGTTGCGCAATGTTATGGTGCCTTTGATTTATGCCAAAGTACCGAAAGAGCAACGCTTGGCTTTGGCGGAGCAGGCATTGAAGGCCGTAGGTTTGGAAGAAAGTCGCTGGCATCATTTGTCCAACCAATTATCCGGCGGGCAGATGCAACGTGTGGCCATCGCCCGGGCACTGATTAATAATCCGGATATTATTTTGGCCGACGAACCGACGGGCAATCTTGACTCCAAAACGGGGGAGATTACTTTGGAGACTTTTAAACGTCTAAATCGGGAATTCGGTCATACGATAATCCTTATTACTCATGATCATGATGTCGCCGGCCATGCTGACCGGGTAATTGAGATTAAGGACGGCCGGATTACTAGCGACAAAAAAATAAGATAA
- a CDS encoding DUF5667 domain-containing protein, with translation MSHKNLIKQLNKIKNLEAVGRPEASWISDSREILMHQINPQGKSVEYSTIKYYAEFFSSTLQQKLLRPALIALLVVSTFFTYSAFTLAAKASLPGEALYPVKVFGEKIQLVAAIGNEAKVKLQLDFVSRRGDELQQIARQPEDAKAKSAKISQTVKQITEDVKDIQDKVEKIAISSSATSVISTAKVVDDKTLKVEKDIVDAHTVLSTEVKKDVAKDVKEAIATTEEAGTKALLMMVAKSEEKQVKDNNQAVPTKEIAARVQERIRNTEAAVEVAAGEVNKMATGTPAILNLVVLSSDGTNRISGVSSTEANTTTTLKAAVQDVTEKPKQAQEVIEQAKQMLDKNDVISALQKIVESKNIAADALEKAPLISDKIKTETTSSTIPAVTTTSAVR, from the coding sequence GTGTCCCACAAAAATCTCATCAAACAATTGAATAAAATTAAGAACCTCGAAGCCGTAGGACGGCCCGAGGCTTCTTGGATTTCCGATAGCCGTGAGATTTTGATGCATCAGATTAATCCGCAGGGCAAGTCTGTGGAATATTCTACAATCAAATATTATGCCGAATTTTTTTCCTCCACCTTGCAACAGAAGCTTTTACGGCCGGCCTTAATCGCTTTATTAGTGGTTAGCACTTTTTTTACTTATTCCGCTTTCACTTTAGCCGCCAAGGCGTCTTTGCCCGGCGAAGCTTTGTACCCCGTTAAGGTTTTTGGTGAAAAAATCCAGTTAGTTGCGGCTATCGGCAATGAGGCCAAAGTCAAGTTACAGCTGGACTTTGTCTCTCGCCGCGGCGATGAATTGCAACAAATTGCCCGTCAGCCGGAAGATGCTAAAGCCAAATCCGCCAAAATTTCCCAAACAGTTAAGCAGATTACCGAGGATGTTAAGGATATTCAAGATAAAGTGGAAAAAATAGCCATTTCTTCTTCAGCTACTTCTGTTATCAGCACTGCTAAGGTTGTTGATGATAAAACCCTGAAAGTGGAGAAAGATATTGTTGATGCGCATACTGTCTTGTCCACGGAGGTAAAGAAAGATGTAGCTAAAGATGTCAAGGAAGCGATAGCTACCACCGAAGAAGCCGGCACTAAGGCGCTTTTAATGATGGTGGCCAAATCCGAAGAAAAACAAGTTAAGGACAATAATCAAGCTGTTCCCACTAAGGAAATCGCCGCTCGCGTGCAAGAAAGAATCAGGAATACCGAAGCTGCGGTGGAAGTTGCCGCTGGCGAAGTTAATAAAATGGCTACCGGCACCCCGGCCATTCTTAATTTAGTTGTTTTATCCAGTGATGGCACTAATAGAATCAGTGGTGTTTCCAGTACCGAAGCCAATACTACTACCACCCTGAAAGCCGCGGTTCAGGATGTGACCGAAAAACCCAAGCAGGCTCAAGAGGTGATTGAACAGGCCAAGCAGATGTTGGATAAGAATGACGTCATTTCCGCTTTGCAAAAGATAGTAGAAAGCAAGAATATTGCCGCTGACGCCTTAGAAAAGGCGCCACTGATTAGCGATAAGATCAAAACCGAGACAACCAGTTCCACTATCCCGGCTGTTACCACGACTTCGGCGGTCAGGTAA
- a CDS encoding tetratricopeptide repeat protein: MSNSKTIIKVIATVLVILILVGGYYVVTNRDSLFNSKTGDQPSQSGLNLEEIKNDFVNRERKSASGVVPPQEITDRYNALIAKSRQAIVDGQPSSSENSDLSWDYLIIANSQAILGQYDEAEQTYLKAIEAFPDNYRANMNLGDLYILMELPQSAAVKFYDTINLYPKDAMIYTKLADLYFKYSKAPEKTQDIYELGWKNSDDDRLLLNYYLVYLETQKKDAIKYEEIKREYEKVLGSKMEQQEQQLEQTIELK, translated from the coding sequence ATGTCCAACTCAAAAACAATCATTAAAGTTATTGCCACAGTTTTAGTAATTTTGATTTTGGTCGGCGGTTATTATGTTGTTACTAATCGCGATAGCCTATTCAATTCAAAAACAGGGGATCAACCCAGCCAGTCTGGTTTGAATTTGGAGGAAATCAAGAATGATTTTGTTAATCGGGAAAGAAAATCTGCTTCCGGCGTGGTGCCACCTCAAGAGATTACCGATCGTTATAATGCCTTAATCGCCAAATCTCGGCAAGCCATTGTTGATGGTCAGCCGTCCAGTTCAGAAAACTCCGATTTGTCCTGGGATTATCTAATTATAGCCAATAGCCAGGCGATTTTAGGCCAATACGACGAAGCGGAACAAACATATCTTAAAGCCATAGAGGCGTTTCCTGATAATTATCGCGCCAATATGAATCTGGGTGATTTGTATATTCTGATGGAATTGCCGCAGAGCGCCGCTGTAAAATTTTACGATACCATCAATCTTTATCCTAAGGACGCCATGATTTATACCAAGCTGGCCGATTTGTATTTCAAGTATTCCAAGGCGCCGGAGAAAACCCAGGATATTTATGAATTGGGTTGGAAAAATTCCGACGATGACCGGTTATTATTGAATTATTATCTGGTTTATTTAGAGACACAGAAAAAGGATGCTATTAAGTATGAGGAGATTAAGCGTGAATATGAAAAGGTTCTTGGCAGTAAAATGGAACAGCAAGAACAGCAGTTGGAACAGACTATTGAATTAAAATAA
- a CDS encoding HD domain-containing protein, producing the protein MTNTGTGVGSKKHQENWLPHQEFLKLLEFKMSPGDIELVDFAYELGKAGHHEQKRDDGTPYIEHCKNTARIIMQELGIWDKDLIIAALLHDFREDAPELLLRLATPSKLTAIFGRRASSLIVNMTKPSKNDPRFKSDSERHQFYFQQLNKANPWIKLLKLCDRLHNMRTIHHCAPEKRTRKIKETIDIYLPMIAAIEQINVNFCRYLNHELREAIEIARTLPAEQSGPPRASNT; encoded by the coding sequence ATGACCAATACCGGTACCGGCGTAGGAAGCAAAAAACATCAAGAAAATTGGTTGCCTCACCAAGAATTCCTTAAACTGTTGGAATTCAAAATGTCGCCTGGGGATATTGAATTAGTTGATTTCGCCTATGAACTGGGCAAAGCCGGCCATCACGAACAGAAACGCGATGATGGTACGCCGTATATTGAACACTGCAAGAACACGGCACGGATTATCATGCAAGAATTGGGCATCTGGGATAAGGATCTGATCATCGCCGCCCTACTCCACGATTTCCGTGAGGATGCTCCAGAACTATTATTACGCCTGGCCACTCCCAGTAAATTAACCGCCATTTTCGGCCGACGCGCCTCCAGTTTGATCGTCAATATGACCAAGCCGTCCAAAAACGATCCGCGATTCAAATCGGACTCCGAGAGGCATCAGTTCTATTTCCAACAGCTTAATAAAGCCAACCCCTGGATTAAACTGCTTAAATTGTGCGATCGTTTGCACAATATGCGCACCATTCACCATTGCGCTCCGGAAAAACGGACTCGCAAAATCAAAGAGACCATTGATATCTACCTGCCCATGATTGCAGCCATTGAGCAAATCAATGTTAATTTCTGCCGTTATCTGAACCATGAACTGCGGGAAGCGATTGAAATAGCCAGGACTCTGCCGGCCGAACAATCGGGACCGCCGCGAGCCAGTAACACCTGA
- the secE gene encoding preprotein translocase subunit SecE encodes MSFTENTAKYLKDSYAEMKNVTWPTKKEIKQHTILVIGISLAVALFLGLVDFLLTVGLENLINFVK; translated from the coding sequence ATGTCTTTCACCGAAAATACAGCTAAATATTTGAAAGATTCCTATGCCGAGATGAAAAATGTCACTTGGCCGACCAAAAAAGAAATAAAACAGCACACTATTCTGGTGATTGGGATTTCTCTGGCCGTAGCCCTGTTTTTGGGCCTGGTGGATTTTCTTCTGACAGTAGGACTGGAAAATCTGATTAATTTTGTTAAATAA
- a CDS encoding sigma-70 family RNA polymerase sigma factor — protein sequence MFQRIDEKSVADYLSGDEKALEELVAKYFKAVYGFIFGYVKNQDEAEDLTQVTFIKVWRGIRRFNHQKSFKVWLFTIAKNTALDYLKKKKPLNFSAFENDEGDNVLAETLADPGPLPDEIFERNDLSRLLGEAINSLPSRYQPIIRLYHIDGFSLLEIAEITGQPLNTVKSQHRRALLLLRDDLVEKFA from the coding sequence ATGTTCCAACGGATTGATGAAAAATCAGTTGCTGATTATTTGTCCGGCGATGAAAAAGCTTTGGAGGAGTTAGTCGCCAAATATTTTAAAGCCGTTTACGGCTTTATTTTCGGTTATGTTAAGAATCAGGACGAAGCCGAAGATTTGACCCAGGTAACTTTTATCAAGGTCTGGCGGGGGATAAGGCGGTTCAACCATCAGAAAAGTTTTAAGGTTTGGTTGTTTACTATTGCCAAAAACACCGCGCTGGATTATTTGAAAAAGAAAAAACCGCTCAATTTTTCCGCTTTTGAAAACGATGAGGGCGATAATGTGTTGGCAGAAACATTGGCCGATCCCGGGCCGTTGCCTGATGAGATTTTTGAACGCAATGATTTGAGTAGATTATTAGGCGAGGCCATAAACAGTTTACCGTCCAGATATCAGCCGATCATTAGGCTCTATCATATTGATGGATTCTCTTTGTTGGAAATAGCGGAAATAACCGGCCAGCCGCTTAATACGGTAAAAAGTCAGCATCGGCGAGCCTTACTGTTATTGAGGGATGATTTAGTCGAAAAATTTGCCTAA
- a CDS encoding efflux RND transporter periplasmic adaptor subunit, whose amino-acid sequence MLNKIKGLFKKFVLGHKAISVIVLVAVIIGGYFGWQSLFGGKQQVSYVTAKAVKDIIISTVSGSGTVAASSEVELKTKASSDVTAVKVKKGDAVKAGNVLVQLNAKDAAKSVRDAQANLDSAELSLEKLQQPTDELSLIQAQNSLIQSQQNKENSEYALAKAYEDAFNDISNAFLDLPTIMTKLNDILYSDEIGTAEKTVGSNQNNIPALLYSLASEDQSSFQLYELTAENDYKVAYTKYQANFSSFKATNRYADNQTIETLLAETIENVKAVAQAAKSENNMLDVWVEDRSQNNWSIFNTVDGYQNDLSADIGKVNNHVTTLLAIQQTLKTDKDAIANANRTIAEKTASLANLEAGADELDLRAQQMSVQQRQNSLADALEQYANYSVVAPFDGVVANVAVTKGDTVSSGASAVTLITDQKIANISLNEVDVSKVKTGQKVSVTFDAISDLTVTGSVADVDMIGTVTQGVASYEVKIVFDSQNDQIKSGMTANVSIIIDSKVEALQVPSSAIKTQNGVTYVQVLVNGQPQQKEVTIGLASDTMTEILNGINEGDEVVTQTVTAGKSSAKTTSGSSSSNRPQGGMMMGF is encoded by the coding sequence ATGCTTAATAAGATCAAAGGATTGTTTAAAAAATTCGTTTTGGGCCACAAGGCTATTTCTGTTATTGTTTTGGTTGCCGTAATTATCGGCGGTTATTTTGGTTGGCAATCATTGTTTGGCGGAAAACAGCAAGTGAGTTATGTTACTGCTAAAGCCGTTAAAGACATAATCATTTCAACTGTTTCGGGTAGCGGCACTGTGGCGGCGTCCAGTGAAGTGGAGTTGAAAACCAAAGCTTCCAGCGACGTGACGGCAGTTAAAGTTAAGAAGGGCGATGCGGTTAAGGCCGGTAACGTTCTGGTTCAGCTTAACGCCAAGGATGCGGCTAAGTCGGTGCGTGATGCTCAAGCCAATTTGGATTCGGCTGAACTGTCACTGGAAAAATTGCAACAGCCGACCGATGAGCTGTCTTTGATCCAAGCGCAAAATTCCCTGATCCAATCCCAGCAGAACAAAGAAAATTCCGAGTATGCCTTGGCTAAGGCTTACGAAGACGCTTTTAACGATATCTCCAACGCTTTCTTGGATTTGCCGACCATTATGACTAAGTTGAATGATATTTTGTATAGTGATGAAATAGGCACAGCAGAAAAGACTGTTGGCAGTAATCAAAATAATATACCCGCCTTGCTTTATTCTTTGGCGTCTGAGGATCAGAGCTCTTTTCAATTGTATGAGTTAACAGCGGAAAACGATTATAAAGTCGCTTATACCAAATATCAGGCCAATTTTAGTAGTTTTAAAGCCACTAATCGCTATGCCGACAATCAAACAATAGAGACATTACTGGCCGAAACTATAGAGAACGTCAAAGCTGTTGCTCAGGCGGCCAAGAGCGAAAATAACATGCTTGACGTTTGGGTGGAAGATAGATCGCAAAACAACTGGTCTATTTTCAATACGGTTGATGGCTATCAGAATGATTTAAGCGCCGACATCGGTAAAGTCAACAATCATGTGACTACCCTGTTGGCTATTCAACAAACCTTAAAAACAGATAAGGATGCGATTGCTAATGCCAATAGAACAATCGCCGAGAAAACTGCCAGTTTGGCCAATTTAGAAGCCGGGGCCGATGAATTGGATCTTAGGGCACAACAAATGAGCGTCCAGCAACGGCAGAATTCCTTGGCTGATGCTTTGGAGCAATATGCCAATTATTCGGTAGTCGCTCCTTTTGATGGTGTTGTGGCTAATGTGGCTGTCACCAAGGGTGATACTGTTTCTTCCGGCGCCAGCGCCGTTACTTTGATTACCGACCAGAAAATCGCTAATATTTCGCTTAATGAAGTTGATGTGTCCAAAGTCAAAACCGGCCAGAAGGTCAGTGTTACTTTTGACGCCATTAGCGATTTGACTGTTACCGGCTCAGTGGCTGATGTGGATATGATCGGCACGGTCACTCAGGGTGTGGCCAGCTATGAAGTCAAGATAGTTTTTGATTCGCAAAACGACCAGATTAAATCAGGTATGACCGCCAATGTCAGTATTATAATTGATTCTAAAGTTGAGGCTTTGCAAGTCCCCAGTTCCGCCATCAAGACACAGAACGGCGTTACCTACGTTCAGGTTTTGGTCAATGGCCAACCGCAACAGAAAGAAGTTACTATTGGATTAGCTAGTGATACCATGACTGAGATTTTAAACGGCATAAATGAAGGCGACGAAGTGGTGACGCAGACTGTTACTGCAGGTAAATCCAGCGCTAAAACAACTAGCGGTAGCAGTTCTAGCAACCGTCCTCAAGGCGGGATGATGATGGGGTTCTAA
- a CDS encoding O-antigen ligase family protein: MDWQKITKNILLWGLLVTLWTPLVFYNQAIFPYIAPKNFFFRLAMTVLTGLLAIYIMQKKKINFLNHKIFLAWLIFLLVNLVASVLAINPRLAFFGSFERMGGWFTLFFLTLFFWAIINVLETKSDWLKFLRSSLICSAVVAVYALVVRFNPDFPATWPHNGATLGNIDFLGAYLMLNIFLGLILFYLEKNKNWQVAYGAILIINIAVLLLNAARAGILGLAFGLLILGIFVFIRAEKRIKYGLLAGLIVLILFAGVVYQQRDANWVKGTPFLYRFAQISTSDISTANRLHVWQVSWQAFLGRPILGYGPENAIYGINKHYDPRISEMWFDRAHNFVFDILLTSGIIGLLSYLFIFGLAGWLLFKNLKNNYYLSAVIISSLAGFLISNLFNFDTIGTWLPLLAILAFAGHWAKKEASENDLPKFLIKYDFAVAGIIIFILVLIGYFTALKPAYAGYLGAWSTAYADVSPEKAIDYLNRAIALDTYGNRELVLQLSELDRQINESSEFDSIKKKEYFELSEKALLDYLKTDPHNVQAKVFLSLLYQSYAQENSFYTGESIEIMKGALGDSSQKKEIYNILAQGYYLEGDLDQAIENLKISLSVNNWDEDQYLNLINILSQKKDLVEMDKYIQEFLVTIKNITPDGYRRLGQYYFNIGNVAEAERVVRDLAIPADLDYLPTRISLASIYEFRGEYDRAMDYAREMIQLHSEWTDTLNDYIRYLEDKKKQ, from the coding sequence ATGGACTGGCAAAAGATTACAAAGAATATTTTGCTTTGGGGATTGCTGGTCACTCTTTGGACGCCGTTGGTCTTTTATAATCAAGCAATTTTTCCTTATATCGCTCCTAAAAATTTCTTTTTTCGCTTAGCGATGACGGTTCTGACTGGTTTGCTGGCTATTTATATTATGCAAAAAAAGAAAATTAATTTTTTGAATCATAAGATCTTTCTGGCCTGGCTGATTTTTTTGTTGGTTAATTTGGTCGCCTCTGTTTTGGCTATCAATCCTCGTTTGGCATTCTTTGGCAGTTTTGAACGCATGGGCGGTTGGTTTACTTTATTTTTTTTGACTCTGTTTTTCTGGGCGATTATTAATGTCTTGGAAACCAAGAGTGATTGGTTGAAGTTTTTACGTTCATCACTGATTTGTTCGGCGGTTGTAGCGGTTTACGCTTTGGTTGTTAGATTTAATCCCGATTTTCCGGCTACTTGGCCGCATAATGGCGCTACTTTGGGCAATATTGATTTTTTGGGCGCCTATTTGATGCTTAATATTTTCTTGGGTTTGATTTTGTTTTACTTGGAAAAAAATAAAAATTGGCAAGTTGCTTATGGGGCAATTTTGATTATAAATATAGCCGTACTGCTTCTAAACGCCGCCAGGGCAGGTATCTTGGGGTTAGCTTTCGGCTTGTTGATTTTAGGTATTTTCGTGTTTATCAGGGCGGAGAAGAGGATAAAATACGGGCTATTGGCCGGACTGATAGTCCTAATTTTGTTTGCCGGCGTTGTTTATCAGCAGAGGGATGCTAATTGGGTTAAGGGCACGCCGTTTTTATATCGCTTCGCTCAGATTTCTACTAGCGATATCAGTACTGCTAATCGTTTGCATGTTTGGCAGGTTTCTTGGCAAGCGTTTTTGGGTCGACCTATTTTGGGTTATGGGCCGGAGAACGCTATTTATGGCATTAACAAGCATTACGACCCCAGGATATCGGAAATGTGGTTTGACCGCGCTCATAATTTTGTTTTTGACATTTTGTTGACTAGCGGTATTATCGGTTTGCTGTCATATTTATTCATTTTTGGCTTGGCGGGTTGGCTGTTGTTTAAGAATTTAAAAAATAATTATTATTTGTCCGCCGTCATTATTAGCTCCTTAGCCGGTTTTTTAATCAGCAATCTTTTTAACTTTGACACTATCGGCACCTGGCTGCCGCTTTTGGCGATTTTGGCTTTTGCTGGCCATTGGGCTAAGAAAGAGGCCAGCGAGAATGATTTGCCAAAATTTTTGATTAAGTATGATTTTGCCGTCGCCGGAATAATAATATTTATTTTGGTTTTGATTGGTTATTTTACGGCCTTAAAGCCGGCTTACGCCGGATATTTAGGCGCCTGGTCAACAGCCTACGCCGATGTCTCGCCGGAGAAGGCGATTGATTATCTGAACAGGGCCATCGCCTTGGACACTTACGGCAATCGTGAATTAGTTTTGCAACTCTCGGAATTGGATCGCCAAATTAATGAGTCAAGCGAATTTGATTCAATCAAAAAGAAAGAATATTTTGAGCTTTCTGAAAAGGCTCTTTTGGATTATTTGAAAACCGATCCGCATAATGTCCAAGCCAAAGTATTTTTGTCTCTGCTTTATCAAAGTTATGCCCAAGAGAATTCCTTTTATACCGGTGAATCAATTGAGATTATGAAAGGCGCTCTTGGCGACTCGTCGCAAAAGAAGGAAATTTACAATATTTTGGCCCAAGGCTATTATTTGGAAGGTGATCTTGACCAAGCTATAGAAAACTTAAAGATTTCTCTGTCCGTCAATAATTGGGATGAAGATCAGTATCTTAATTTGATTAATATTTTATCGCAAAAGAAAGATTTGGTGGAAATGGACAAGTATATCCAGGAGTTTTTGGTCACCATTAAGAACATCACTCCCGACGGTTATCGTCGTTTAGGGCAGTATTATTTTAATATTGGCAATGTAGCCGAAGCTGAGAGGGTGGTTCGTGATTTGGCTATTCCGGCTGATCTGGATTATCTACCGACCAGGATATCTTTGGCGTCTATTTATGAATTCCGCGGAGAATATGACCGGGCCATGGATTATGCCAGGGAAATGATCCAGCTTCACTCTGAGTGGACGGACACACTTAATGATTATATTAGATATTTAGAAGACAAGAAAAAGCAGTAA
- a CDS encoding helix-turn-helix domain-containing protein: MAEKAPVRVTISQAANLFGVNEKTVRRAIANSEVLYIVVRGVYKINFESLLKWSQSRPKLQHKLENDGIGQFVGQWRIKNKLYSPNPENLAKKKSGESLDNTQPNTI; this comes from the coding sequence ATGGCGGAAAAAGCGCCGGTAAGGGTAACGATATCCCAAGCAGCCAATTTATTTGGCGTCAATGAAAAAACCGTTCGCCGCGCCATCGCCAATAGCGAGGTGCTTTATATAGTTGTTCGCGGCGTATATAAGATCAATTTTGAATCCTTGCTAAAATGGTCGCAAAGTCGGCCCAAACTTCAACATAAACTAGAAAACGACGGTATCGGCCAATTTGTCGGACAATGGAGAATAAAAAATAAGCTTTACTCCCCTAACCCGGAAAACTTAGCCAAAAAAAAGAGCGGGGAATCACTTGACAACACCCAGCCCAATACTATATAA